The sequence tgagaagtttcattaaaacctactcgtagaaaaatttctattcgcgaaaatgtatcaaaattgtaattttcccataaaCGCCCATTGCGAAAATTTGTATGAGgtctgtttatttttcaaaacagtcTAGTAAAAATCAGGCATATGATCTCAAcatttttatttgccgaattttcttagtatattctgaagatttgaaaaatcagatttttttttgaaattctacattgtagaaataattttgaCGCATACGCGCAGAACTACATTTaagcccctagcaccggcttaagcgaattGAAATGTGTTTGTACATTTTCTctttcatgaccatggttcttatagtatacctaggggtagggtataacatgtttattattaAAGACGAAAACAAAAGCTAACAGAAATATAGCTCCTAACAAATAGTTCCGTGCGAAGATCATTCGCTTCGCTCGCGGCTTCCATTTAGGTCTGTGAACTTGGTGGGTTTCATTGTATGAACCAATGACGGACGGTTTACAGACATGAGGCTTTGTTTCCGTTTAAAATCAAAATCTCATGAACATCAGAAGCAATGTATTAAAGTAAGATTTGGTGTTCCTGAGTGAAACATGTGTAATCTTACTTGTGaagaaacatattttcttttgatttaagtttttcaattgtttttcaattgttttaatcATGTTTTGTGTATTTGGTATTTTCACCCATTTTACATTTTTGCCGTGAAACTATCAATATATATTTTCGGTAATTCACTCATATATGTAATAGTTACGTATTATATACGTTTCTTCTCAATAACTCAATAATTATTTCTTCTAAACTGACGCTTGTTAGACAAACTATGAAAAAGCGCAGCAAGAAAATTATATCTTCTGAAAAATATAAAGTCATTGTATTCTTCTTGTGATCCAGTTACTTTTCAGGGAGAGAATATTTAGCTAGCTACCTGGTCCCGATAAGTTAGAAAGACTGCATGTTAATACTTATTATTGAGAACTAAAAACAGAACTTTGAGAATTTATGCAAAATTTTGTTGAACCATGTTCAATGTGTCATACAGTTTTCGAGTGTGTATAAGAAGCAGCACTGAAACCAACTTTATTGGGTTGGTGGATTAGCTATGAATGTGCAACTCGTCTATACAGTTAGGACCTTTGTCCTAATTGGTTTGGTGTATTGTGTGTTCGTATAATTTctctgtttgtccgtctgtctctCTTTCACTCTCTCTCTCTTCATCTCTttgagagggagagagagagagaaagagagagagagagagagagagagagatttagGCAGGTTCTACTTTAGTAATTTTATTGGTTCTTTTCTCTACAATCACGAACTTACATAAAGAATTCTGATTTTTTATTATGTGGTTCAAGCAAAGTCTTGTTGTTGTTGATGAATCATCATAATTATGTAAGCGAATTGCACTATCTTGTTTGAAGCCCGCACTTGTGtgatttatttctttgttgttttttgttgaacatttaattttattaggCATTTATGACAGTCATTTGCCTCTTGAATGTGAATCCGTTTCGTGTAAGGTGaaaaattcaacattttattgCACAGCAATTATCAAAGTGCAGGTACAACATCTCTCACCTTGTATTGTaatattaaaactacatgtactatACCCTTTAACTGATGATAATTTCCTTATGATAAACAAATTAGAAAAAGTTATACAATCTTGAATTATCTAAAGCCATGTGAGGTCATAAAACATTTCCCGCAACAGAACGAATCTGACATCTTCAACTGAAATCACGTTTTGTTCACGGGGCAGTAATATTTAAGGAGGGTCCATACGTGTTTGTTTGTGCTTTCGCCCGAGAACAATGACAATGGTAAGGTCTCTTGTGATTGTATTGCTCCTATGTGCCATTTTTTTCGAGTAGTGTTTCTCAGAACCAGTATGATCCTATACCCGTTAACACCAGAACTTCTACGCGTATTATGAAGTGGCAGCAACTCATATTGGCGTTGAACTAAGCAGGCAAATATCAGCATTTAAAACGGTTAGTACATTAATTAGTAAtacttccatttttttaaaaagtagctGACATTTAAGTTAAACCATCAACGttctaaaaaaagattttcacTTAAAAATGTTAATCTAGACTATTTcgaacatttgttttaattttgtggggTTTAACATAACACCGACTCAGTTACATGCCATATGGCGAGTTTTATGGTGACATTATTTTAGGCAAGGACGTGCACCCACGTAGAACCATCGGCAGGGGGAAATGACTGCAGCTGATGACCATAACCCTCTCTATCAAGGATGCTTATTCCAACGGATGAGAATAAGATCCGACATCTCGCatcttttatgtttcattttgaatatCCAACAAGTTAAAAACCCGCCAAAATTGAAATATTGCGAAGTTTTGATTTGTTGATATCGTACCTTATATAAACGCGTTTTAATGGAACCCACTGTTGCTGGTGGATACTCGACTCGTTGGAGTTGTTTGCGGTAAATTTGGACTGAAGTATCATCTTTGTAACAcagtcataaaattatttgatttcatttatCTAATAATAAAAGAAGTACATGAATCATTGGTGTATGCGTTCTCATTCACGTTCTATCTTTTTAAGTGTTGAAGCCTGCATATTGTTAATCATGCACTTACTTtacttttccatttaaaatatcttttagtTATATTAACGGTAGGTAAGAAAAAGATCTAATATGTCAACTGGAGTAAGGCAGATGTTTTTCAAACCATCGGAGCAGCGAGGATAAAAACATGCTAGCGCTCGGTCCCTTGAATTttggaaaaccctgtcttacacagtcAGTCATTTAAGATCCTTATACGTTCGCGACTTCAGTTTAGGTGGACTTTAAACTAGGCAAACTATATTTAATGAACGAATGAATGACAGTGCAGAAAAAGAGGGGACGGTGCAGTcatagaaaagaaaatgttttctttggtttcagtgtaaaatataattatatatttcgcCGAGTGAACTTGAGAGGCGGTTCGcaaatgtaaaatatggtgttcaAGAGTAAAAGATATTGatcttacatgtgaaacaaacgaattttcactttattaaatgtttttcagttattttagCCATTATGCATTTATTTCACTATACATTCATCAGATATAATTTACTGTGTTATTTAAATTATATACAGAAAGACCTGTACTGATTATACGTTTAATCAAAGACACACGAAAACTTACTTTTGTCAGgcagaatataaaaataatagggcaaaaacaacaacaacaacaacaaaacaacaacaaaaatacaatctaacaaacaaaaaaattattttctgtaaAGTAGACATCGATGTGTCAAATAGCCTGATTCTTtaataacacacacacacaaacatgcaCGCATGCATAAACGCACGAGCGCATGCACATAATAGCTTTGCAGAAAGTAGAGCAAGGACCATGAAATAGGGTCAGAAGACATACTAGTATATTAATGCACAATCAAAATAAACATCAGTTGCAGAGTTGCTTCTTATTCACTGGAAATCTCGGGAACGAAATGGCAGACAAACTAGAAGAACAGGGAGATCAATTGGAGCAGCATATAATTAGTAATGTAGCTGTCAGGAGACAAAAATAACCAAGACACTACTGAAGCTGTAGCCCAGAGACACAGTTGTTATCATAATCAACCAATGAAGTATGCCGATATCAAATAGATGTTGGTAAGTGGTCGGAATATCGGCAAGAAGGTCTAGATGTGTGCTCAATATAAAACTATGAACggtattgattttattttgtaaagtatATACATAATATGTATGTTAACAACGAATGTTGCAATCCTTTCCGTCACCGTCACCACATACTCGTTTATTTATATGTTCTCTTTAACAAATTATGAATATCGTCTAGATTTCGTCGACATCAGCTGGACTTGTACAAGCCATATCTGATTACGTGTAAGATCTGAGAAGGACGGCATAGCTCATCCTTGCAATCTGGCTGACCACGTATAGCGTAGAGAAGAAAATGAAGTGGACGAAGACGAAAGAAAAAGAACCGTTTGTGGTATTTGTTACCTATAGCTTTTCCCAGAAACAGTCTCAATTCTAAATTGCATGAAAGccaaactttaattttaattgtttcaaTTTTTATTGGTTGAATACGTTTTAAAATGCATTATTGCGTAATATATATGCctatcaaaatttaaataaaacaaacaacaaaccaCAGATTACAGCCGTTTTGCGTTGCAACAGTTTTTGTTATGTCTACAATATATGAAACCGTGACAAATGAAgttaaaaggaaaagcttgttgcatttaaatgtttgttttcttgtaGCTCATGTTAAAGCGGACAAATTATATTAAACAACACTTTGTACGTGCAAAGATGGTTAGTCAAAAAATTGTTTGGCGTTGTTATTTTATTACATTGGTTTGTATTTCAGAACCTGAATGGGACCCGATGGCTATAAACACGTGCACATTCCGTCGAATAATTAGTGGCGCTGCCAACCACATTGGTCTAAGTCTATTTCGGGAATTGTATGCTTACAAAAAGGTATGTTTAGAGTTATATGTCCAAATAATATCTATTTGAATATTCacgaaaaatattatataagtaaTGTTCAATgtaattaaaattcatgaatacgAAACACACAACTGAGAGTGAAATAAACAGGACAAAGAGAGTGTAACAGCTGTTTCGTTATGGAGATCTCGGAATATACATTGTTCCGTTAGCTTGACGTGTTTCATTGTTGATTCTCTTTCTATTAgcgtattttatttatattttgtcgcAATGTTAACGCgtttgaatttgaaaatattgacggtTGTTCCTTTCGACTAAACAGAGTTGAATAAACATTATTTGAAGTTCATCAATTTAATATATTCAAAGAGTACATTTGTcatttggaattttcaaattatgtgACTTTCGATTTAAGAGTTACCTTATCGTTATCACTAAGGCTGTGTTTACTTCCGATTGCTATTCTtgttattttaatgttacatGATTACAATTATGAAACAGAGTgtccaaaatttattcaaatctgtcaaaatttgaaatataaaatcaaaatcccAGTGTGTATTTAGAAAAGTTGCGGAGTATAATGTTTAACAGCCACAACAGCTGATAAGTCACTCAGTGTTGTTACATGTATTATTTCTAATTCCTTGGGCACATGAATTCCACTTAATGTTCTAAAAAAACAGAGTTAAGagtaagccggtgctaggtgatGTTAGTGATGTTGCATGTTTTGTTACTTGCCACGAACAGCCTCATTTAAACCAAGCCTGCTGTCATTGTGCttgtttgtgttttatgtatcaaaagTATTATCTCATAGATCTATTTGCTCAAAATGGGCTCCGCAAATGAGTTATGCAAATTGTTGTATTGATATAACAATTCAATCGTATTGCTTGTTTGCAAGGACCTATGAAGAACAGGTTTACACATACAATTTTGCGTAATTTGATTCAGAGGAAGAGAAAATTGTACCTTGTTACGTTTGAAGGAGAAATACAATTAGGCATTGTACGTTACAAGTTAGGTTTCCATTTTACACCTTGGGTCAAATGCtgtttgagatatgcacgacacaagggacggacagacggactgacatAGGCAAATGTGCCCCGCTCCCCACCTTAAAACCATCGTGATGGAgtataaaaatcaaaatgaaatgcaaaaaCTCTCCTCCTATAAGGTCATACGCTAGAGACTTCCATTTAGACGGTCTGTAAATTGGGTGGGCTatatttaatgaatgaatgaaggACGGTGTAGACAACGAGGAGACGCTGCAGACATAGAGAAGGCGCTGCAGAAGtagagaaaatttgtttgtttcagtgtaaaaaaaTATCTTCCACCGAGTGAACTTCAGagaaaatttaaaactgttaaataaaaCATGCTGTTCATGAGTTAAAAAATATTGATCTTACATGTGAAAAAATGCAACAAATTTTcactttattaaatgtttttcagttgTTTTAGCCATTATTTATTGTACACTcatcagatatatatatatatatatatatatactgtattatttaaatatatatatatatatatatattactgtaTTATTTAAATTATACACAGAAAGGTATTTGACTGATTACGTTtacgttttatcaaaaaatacacCGAAAACTTACTTTTGTAGAGATAGATGTGCCAAATAGCCAGAGTCTTCAAAAGCACAAACACATGCCATGCATGCGCGCACAAACGCACGAACGTATGCATCTAATAACTTTGCagaattataaaatctgtaaaaaaatactttgaaagcatagaatgcaaccaaagacacggtttgttcatgagaggtaataaaatgtgcaacacaatTTACAACCCCTCTATCGAATGGACTCCATGAACCCAGTGTGCAAGTTGTTTTCGTATCAACAACCGGGGAAGTTTTGAGTCGATTCAAGGTTCTGTCAGTCGTGTGATTAACATTTTGATTGGACATTTTGACGACCGATGACGTAATTATGGGTTTGTACTATGACCACAAGGTTTCTATGTGTTATGCATCATTTCTTCTTTTGAAGTTTCTGCATCTATTTTTGTGACGAGGGTATCGTGTCTTGAATGTTTTGTGCGATGTGTTCAGTCAACGGAAAATGTCCCTCCAGGAATGTAAATGGTATGGCAGGAGATGCCTGTTCCTACTAACTTTCTCAGTCAATTTTACAATACATGAATGCTGAAATTATAAACTATTCAGTTTTTTCTATTGTAATTTCGATgatcaaatatgttttaaaatgcacGCTTGTTTAATTAATGCAAGTGTCATGATTTAAGCAAAGGAAACAAGGAAAATAAATAAGATAGATCCGTATTACGTtgcaatagattttttttaatgtttacaataTGAAACATTGACAGATTACTTTAGAattgaatataatttttttttcaattatttcccTAACATATATAAATGTTCAGTTTGTTtcaatataattcattttatagCTGCCACTTTGTATTGAGACAACTCTTCCCCTGCGCTGTGATGCTGAGCCAAAATGTCGTTggcgttgttgttgtttttgcgatCATATCCGGTTGTACTTCACAACCTGACTGGATACAGATGGGAATAAATTCGTATACATCCGGTCGTATAATGCTCGGCGCTGCCAATTACATAGGTCTGAGGCTAGTTCGGGAATTGTATTTTTACCAAAAGGTATgcttttttttatatgttaagatgaaattaatttgtatatttacaaaacatatattgaaatttatagaTAAACTTCCGAGACGCAAGGTTTGAGTTTACGTCGTAAAGCTTAGTTTTCACTTCGCTTGCAGCGATGAGAAACAACaaaaatcatacagtatttcATTCTGCCATGGATGTCTTATCTTGCTTTTTTGGTTAGTGTAATTGCATTATTCCGTAAGCATTTCATATTTCGTTGTGGATTTTGTGGATTCTCACTCCGTTAGTCAATGTTCATGACAAGTATTCCGTTGTTGTATCCCATACAAAAGGAATAAAGAGTCGATCCGttagaaaatgaacatttttctgtttacttacGTTTAAATTGTTGCATCGGAACCCTAGTGATAGCATTCGTTTGGATTTTGCAATCGGCAATGAAGTCACTAAATCAGAAAGCAGTTTGAATTTCCCGCAC is a genomic window of Mercenaria mercenaria strain notata chromosome 18, MADL_Memer_1, whole genome shotgun sequence containing:
- the LOC123537910 gene encoding uncharacterized protein LOC123537910 isoform X2, which produces MSLQECKCCHFVLRQLFPCAVMLSQNVVGVVVVFAIISGCTSQPDWIQMGINSYTSGRIMLGAANYIGLRLVRELYFYQKRDGALYRATFIGRRSFGMIHRCTAEVHEFTGRPKVMWYRCRPPVY
- the LOC123537910 gene encoding uncharacterized protein LOC123537910 isoform X1: MFSLFQYNSFYSCHFVLRQLFPCAVMLSQNVVGVVVVFAIISGCTSQPDWIQMGINSYTSGRIMLGAANYIGLRLVRELYFYQKRDGALYRATFIGRRSFGMIHRCTAEVHEFTGRPKVMWYRCRPPVY